A stretch of DNA from Micromonospora peucetia:
TTGGGAAAGTCGTGCCGCTACCCGTACACTGGTCCGCCGTGGGGCAAGTAACCCCTGCACGGTCGTGCACGACCGGGCAGGATGAGCATTGCCGCACAGGGGTGTAGCTCAATTGGCAGAGCAGCGGTCTCCAAAACCGCAGGCTGCAGGTTCAAGTCCTGTCACCCCTGCGCCTCAGGCCTGACCGTTCCCGTGGGTCGCGCCGCCGTACGGCGGCGTCCGGCCCGTGGTGGTGGCATCGGCGGGGTGGCTCCGAGGCATTCGGGCCCTCTCGGCTGATCCGCCGGCCGCGGCCCGTCGCGGGACGGTTGGGTCCGGCCGGCGTGACCAAACGCCGCGCACGCCCTACAGCGTGTGAACCGACATCCCGCGACGGAGGGCGAAGTGGCCGACAAGAAGCGGCGCGGCGAGGACGCCGGCGACGATCGTCTGCACGACGAGGTCGTCGACGACGTGGCCGACGACGACGCCACCGACTCCGACGCCGAGGAGCCGGTTTCCCGGGGCGGCACCGCGACGCGATCGCGGGCGAAGGCGGATTCGGCGGACAGCCGTCCGAAGACCAAGGCGGATACCGACCGCGTGGGCTTCTTCGGGCGCATCGCCCGATTCATCCGCGAGGTCGTGGCGGAGCTGCGTAAGGTCATCTGGCCGACCCGCAAGGAGCTGCTGACCTACACGGCCGTGGTGGTCGTCTTCGTCGCGGTGATGCTGACGATCGTGGCCGGCCTTGACTTCGCCTTCGCGAAGGGCGTGCTGTGGGTCTTCGGCAACCCCAGCTGACCGGCCGACTGAGCCGATAGTGACGGAAGTGAGCGAGCGTGCCTGAGTACGACGAGACCGCCGAGACCACGGACGAGCAGTCCACGGTGGCGACGGCGGCTGATGACGAGTCGGTCGAGGCCGCCAGCGAGCCGGAGTTCCCCACCACCGAGCCCGCGCCGGACGAGGAGTACGACCCGGTCGCCGAGCTGCGGCAGAAGCTGCGCTACGCGCCGGGCGACTGGTACGTGGTGCACTCGTACGCCGGCTACGAGAACAAGGTCAAGACCAACCTCGAGACTCGGATCACGAGCCTCGACATGGAGGACTACATCTACCAGGTCGAGGTGCCGACCCGGGAAGAGGTGGAGGTCAAGAACGGGAAGCGGTCGCAGGTCCAGGCCAAGGTCTTCCCGGGTTACATCCTGGTTCGGATGGAGCTGACCGCCGAGTCCTACTCCTGCGTGCGTAACACGCCGGGCGTCACCGGCTTCGTGGGCGCGACGGACCGGGCCGACCGCCCGGCTCCGCTCTCCCTCGACGAGGTGCTGAAGTGGCTGGCGCCGACCGTCGAGACCGAGCAGAAGAAGGCCAAGCCCGAGATCAAGGTCCTCGACTTCGAGGTCGGCGACTCGGTCACCGTCACCGACGGCGCCTTCGCCTCGCTGCCGGCGACGATCAGTGAGATCAACGCCGATCAGCAGAAGCTCAAGGTGCTGGTGTCGATCTTCGGCCGCGAGACGCCGGTCGAGCTGAACTTCAACCAGGTCGCCAAGATCTGACGTCCGGATCGCCGGCGGTGGGCAGCGGCCCGCCGCCGGCGTACCCGTTGCGCCCTCCCGCCCGACCTCGGCGCAGGCGGCGGCGGGTCGCTGCGCTACTCTAGACCGTCGCCGCTGTCGCATCGCGCTGACCGTGCGCGCTCGCAGCCGGCACCTTTCCCAGTTTCAAGCCCCAGGAAGTGACATGCCTCCGAAGAAGAAGCTCGTCAAGACGTTCACGCTTCAGCTGAAGGCCGGTCAGGCCACGCCGGCGCCGCCGGTCGGCCCCGCGCTCGGTCAGCACGGCGTGAACATCATGGAGTTCTGCAAGTCCTACAACGCGCAGACCGAGTCCCAGCGGGGCGACATCGTCCCCGCCGAGATCAGCGTCTACGAGGACCGCAGCTTCACCTTCGTCCTGAAGACCCCGCCCGCCGCCCGGCTGCTGCTCAAGGCCGCCGGAGTGGACAAGGGCTCGGGCGTCCCGCAGAAGGACAAGGTGGGCTCCGTGTCGCAGGCCCAGCTGCGTGAGATCGCCGAGAAGAAGATGGTCGACCTCAACGCCAACGACGTCGACC
This window harbors:
- the rplK gene encoding 50S ribosomal protein L11; translation: MPPKKKLVKTFTLQLKAGQATPAPPVGPALGQHGVNIMEFCKSYNAQTESQRGDIVPAEISVYEDRSFTFVLKTPPAARLLLKAAGVDKGSGVPQKDKVGSVSQAQLREIAEKKMVDLNANDVDQAAKIIAGTARSMGIVVND
- the secE gene encoding preprotein translocase subunit SecE yields the protein MADKKRRGEDAGDDRLHDEVVDDVADDDATDSDAEEPVSRGGTATRSRAKADSADSRPKTKADTDRVGFFGRIARFIREVVAELRKVIWPTRKELLTYTAVVVVFVAVMLTIVAGLDFAFAKGVLWVFGNPS
- the nusG gene encoding transcription termination/antitermination protein NusG codes for the protein MPEYDETAETTDEQSTVATAADDESVEAASEPEFPTTEPAPDEEYDPVAELRQKLRYAPGDWYVVHSYAGYENKVKTNLETRITSLDMEDYIYQVEVPTREEVEVKNGKRSQVQAKVFPGYILVRMELTAESYSCVRNTPGVTGFVGATDRADRPAPLSLDEVLKWLAPTVETEQKKAKPEIKVLDFEVGDSVTVTDGAFASLPATISEINADQQKLKVLVSIFGRETPVELNFNQVAKI